One Citricoccus sp. K5 DNA window includes the following coding sequences:
- a CDS encoding 3-hydroxyacyl-CoA dehydrogenase: protein MEFTDRTFLVTGGASGLGAATARALLARGAHVVAADLKGTPPAGAVLVETDVTDPAQVTHAVEVAGQQGGPLAGVVNCAGIATAEKVLGKTGPHELESFARTVQINLVGTFNVIRLASEAMAQNEPGEDGERGIIINTASVAAFDGQIGQAAYSASKGGVAAMTLPIARELARHGIRVMTIAPGIFWTPMMAGLPEAAQESLGQQVPFPSRLGQPEEYAELAMHIVQNRMLNGETIRLDGAIRMAPK, encoded by the coding sequence ATGGAGTTCACCGACCGCACGTTCCTCGTCACCGGCGGAGCCTCCGGCCTCGGCGCCGCCACGGCCCGGGCCCTGCTGGCCCGTGGCGCCCATGTTGTGGCTGCAGATCTCAAGGGCACCCCGCCTGCAGGGGCCGTCCTCGTCGAGACGGACGTGACGGACCCCGCGCAGGTGACCCACGCCGTGGAGGTGGCGGGCCAGCAGGGCGGGCCGCTGGCCGGCGTCGTGAACTGCGCCGGTATCGCCACCGCGGAGAAGGTGCTCGGCAAGACCGGCCCGCACGAGCTGGAGTCCTTCGCGCGGACCGTGCAGATCAACCTCGTCGGCACGTTCAACGTGATCCGCCTGGCGTCCGAGGCGATGGCACAGAACGAGCCCGGAGAAGACGGCGAGCGCGGGATCATCATCAACACCGCGTCCGTGGCGGCCTTCGACGGCCAGATCGGCCAGGCCGCGTACTCGGCCTCCAAGGGCGGCGTGGCCGCCATGACCCTGCCGATTGCCCGCGAGCTGGCACGCCACGGCATCCGGGTCATGACGATCGCCCCGGGCATCTTCTGGACGCCCATGATGGCGGGACTGCCCGAGGCCGCGCAGGAGTCGCTGGGCCAGCAGGTCCCCTTCCCGTCCCGCCTCGGCCAGCCGGAGGAGTATGCGGAGCTGGCGATGCACATCGTGCAGAACCGGATGCTCAACGGGGAGACCATCCGCCTGGACGGCGCCATCCGCATGGCCCCGAAGTAA
- a CDS encoding branched-chain amino acid ABC transporter permease translates to MMGTFIQLVVDGLAMGSVYGAIALAIVLVNQSTGMINFAQGGMAVLSAYLAFTFLGLGLPLIVAILLSVAASFVIGALIERFLMRRFMGGAEDTQVVVTVGLLTLLTGICGWLWSYNNLQFPSLFPSSAFTFLGAAISWRSLGTFLAIAGIMVLLQLLFRQTKLGLALRAVADNRQSASFAGLPVGRLLMVGWGLAAALGAVAGALVAPRLSLTPGMLDTTLVYALAAVILGGITSPVGVVVAAWLIGVLENLAAVYVPIIGHDLKIAVPFILLFVVLLLRPQGLFGRKTVVRV, encoded by the coding sequence ATGATGGGAACCTTCATCCAATTGGTGGTCGACGGCCTCGCCATGGGCTCTGTCTACGGGGCGATCGCGCTGGCGATCGTCCTGGTCAACCAGTCCACCGGCATGATCAACTTCGCCCAGGGCGGCATGGCCGTGCTCTCGGCCTACCTGGCCTTCACCTTCCTCGGGCTGGGGCTGCCCCTGATCGTGGCCATCCTGCTCTCCGTGGCGGCCTCGTTCGTCATCGGGGCACTGATCGAACGCTTCCTGATGCGCCGCTTCATGGGCGGGGCGGAGGACACCCAGGTGGTGGTCACGGTCGGCCTGCTGACCCTGCTCACCGGCATCTGCGGATGGCTCTGGTCCTACAACAACCTGCAGTTCCCCTCCCTGTTCCCGTCCTCGGCCTTCACCTTCCTGGGTGCCGCGATCAGCTGGCGGTCCCTCGGCACCTTCCTGGCGATCGCCGGGATCATGGTCCTGCTGCAGCTGCTGTTCCGCCAGACCAAGCTGGGCCTGGCCCTGCGGGCGGTGGCGGACAACCGGCAGTCCGCGTCCTTCGCGGGATTGCCGGTCGGGCGGCTGCTCATGGTCGGCTGGGGGCTGGCCGCCGCACTCGGCGCGGTCGCCGGCGCCCTCGTGGCACCGCGGCTCTCCCTGACGCCGGGCATGCTGGACACCACCCTCGTCTACGCGCTGGCTGCCGTCATCCTCGGCGGGATCACCAGCCCCGTCGGGGTGGTCGTCGCGGCCTGGCTGATCGGCGTCCTGGAGAACCTGGCCGCCGTCTACGTGCCGATCATCGGCCATGACCTGAAGATCGCGGTGCCCTTCATCCTGCTCTTCGTGGTCCTCCTGCTGCGGCCCCAGGGCCTGTTCGGACGCAAGACCGTGGTGCGAGTCTGA
- a CDS encoding ABC transporter ATP-binding protein, whose translation MAARLTLAEVNLHFGGVTVLKDVGFAVEPGTVLGLVGPNGAGKTSLFNCISGHYRPSSGSIRIDDAEISQVRPAGMSRHGLARTFQHPALQLESTVLDNVLLGGHARLPGGPASWAVRLPPMVRSERELRAEALGRLEDLGLGWAAHRSADELSHGLHKGVELCRALMARPQVLLLDEPAAGLSHGEVDSFIQTIHGLKAAGEITLVIVEHHMGVISALADRVVVLDHGSKLMEGTAAEAQSDPRVIEAYLGKDSTGSADSAEGIGDDVA comes from the coding sequence ATGGCAGCACGTTTGACGTTGGCGGAGGTCAACCTCCACTTCGGAGGAGTGACCGTTCTGAAGGATGTCGGCTTCGCTGTGGAACCGGGAACGGTCCTCGGCCTGGTCGGCCCCAACGGCGCGGGCAAGACCTCTCTGTTCAATTGCATCTCCGGCCACTACCGGCCGAGCTCCGGCTCCATCCGGATCGACGATGCCGAGATCAGCCAGGTCCGCCCGGCCGGCATGTCCCGTCACGGCCTCGCCCGGACCTTCCAGCATCCGGCGCTGCAGCTGGAGTCCACCGTCCTGGACAACGTGCTGTTGGGAGGACACGCGCGCCTGCCGGGTGGGCCGGCGTCGTGGGCCGTGCGCCTGCCGCCGATGGTCCGCAGCGAACGCGAACTGAGGGCCGAGGCACTGGGGCGGTTGGAGGACCTCGGTCTCGGCTGGGCGGCGCACCGCAGCGCGGACGAACTCTCCCATGGCCTGCACAAGGGAGTGGAACTGTGCCGGGCTCTGATGGCGCGGCCGCAGGTGCTGCTGTTGGACGAGCCCGCCGCCGGGCTGTCCCACGGAGAGGTCGACTCGTTCATCCAGACCATCCACGGACTCAAGGCCGCCGGCGAGATCACGCTCGTGATCGTGGAACACCACATGGGGGTGATCTCGGCACTGGCGGACCGGGTCGTCGTACTGGACCACGGCAGCAAGCTCATGGAGGGCACCGCGGCGGAGGCCCAGTCCGATCCCCGGGTGATTGAGGCGTATCTGGGCAAGGACAGCACGGGCAGTGCGGACAGTGCGGAGGGCATCGGCGATGACGTTGCTTGA
- a CDS encoding phosphatase PAP2 family protein produces the protein MSPAVSDPAGAGTGPGRRVRAASATGSTGATRATVLLRPARSTWAWVLAAAVTAALLLLVFRVLVTTQTGQLAEFMALEAATHRLEGLRGSTLTVLNRLPEIVGVAGVGVFLVLTVYRRRWFASLVAAMAFGAANLTTQLLKNWVLVRPDLDNGVPYYTGNSLPSGHTTFAAAAVVAVFLMVAPRWRPLTAAVGAVFATAVGAGTFIGTWHRPADMVAAYLVAAFWGLVAGYVILRTGPDWNIRGTRTARHPHPGGHPLWDVALWVTGGAMLLGAWWGFESAGGTAALTAEPEWYSGWHFLYGVLFATGPGLLVFAALSGFFRWQSGRRRLAAPRD, from the coding sequence ATGTCCCCTGCTGTCTCCGACCCCGCGGGCGCCGGCACCGGCCCTGGCCGGCGCGTCCGTGCCGCCAGTGCCACCGGTTCCACCGGTGCCACCCGTGCCACTGTGCTGCTTCGGCCGGCACGCAGCACGTGGGCCTGGGTGCTGGCCGCAGCGGTGACCGCAGCCCTGCTGCTGTTGGTGTTCCGCGTCCTCGTGACCACGCAGACCGGCCAACTGGCCGAGTTCATGGCCCTGGAAGCGGCCACACACCGGCTCGAGGGACTGCGGGGGTCCACCCTCACCGTGCTCAACCGGCTGCCGGAGATCGTGGGGGTGGCCGGCGTCGGGGTGTTCCTGGTGTTGACGGTCTACCGGCGGCGCTGGTTCGCGTCCCTGGTGGCGGCGATGGCATTCGGGGCGGCGAACCTGACCACGCAGCTATTGAAGAACTGGGTGCTGGTGCGCCCTGACCTGGACAACGGGGTGCCGTACTACACCGGCAATTCCCTGCCGTCCGGCCACACGACGTTCGCCGCGGCCGCCGTGGTGGCGGTGTTCCTCATGGTCGCTCCGCGGTGGCGTCCGTTGACCGCCGCCGTGGGGGCCGTGTTCGCCACCGCGGTGGGGGCGGGGACCTTCATCGGAACGTGGCACCGCCCCGCGGACATGGTGGCGGCGTACCTGGTGGCCGCGTTCTGGGGGCTGGTGGCCGGCTACGTGATCCTGCGGACCGGGCCCGACTGGAACATCCGCGGCACCCGGACCGCCCGCCATCCGCATCCCGGCGGCCACCCCCTCTGGGACGTGGCCCTCTGGGTCACCGGTGGCGCGATGCTGCTGGGTGCCTGGTGGGGCTTCGAGTCGGCCGGGGGGACCGCAGCCCTGACCGCCGAACCGGAATGGTATTCCGGCTGGCACTTCCTCTACGGCGTGCTGTTCGCCACCGGTCCGGGGCTGCTGGTCTTCGCGGCTCTCTCCGGCTTCTTCCGCTGGCAGTCCGGGCGGCGCCGGCTGGCAGCACCACGCGACTAA
- a CDS encoding ABC transporter ATP-binding protein produces the protein MTLLEITDLTAHYGPVQVLHGVSLSVPEQGAVGILGANGAGKTTTLRAISGAVRAGGQIRFEGQDIRGRKPNEVAALGIAHVPEGRGTLGNLTVKENLQVGAYLRKDRKRIQQDIDHLLELFPNLQERYTANASALSGGEQQMLAVGRAYMARPRLLLLDEASLGLAPSTAKTVYDAIRVLREETGVAMLLVEQNANLAFTIVDTATVLETGRSVLSGTSAELKGRDEIRRAYLGG, from the coding sequence ATGACGTTGCTTGAGATCACGGACCTGACGGCGCACTACGGCCCCGTCCAAGTGCTTCACGGGGTGTCCCTGAGCGTCCCCGAGCAGGGCGCCGTGGGGATCCTCGGTGCCAATGGAGCGGGGAAGACCACCACCCTGCGCGCGATCAGCGGTGCCGTCAGGGCCGGCGGACAGATCCGTTTCGAAGGCCAGGACATCCGCGGCCGGAAGCCGAACGAGGTCGCCGCCCTCGGGATCGCCCACGTGCCGGAGGGGCGCGGAACCCTGGGCAACCTCACGGTCAAGGAGAACCTCCAGGTGGGGGCCTACCTGCGCAAGGACCGCAAGCGGATCCAGCAGGACATCGACCACCTGCTGGAGCTGTTCCCCAACCTGCAGGAGCGCTACACCGCGAATGCCTCGGCCCTGTCCGGAGGAGAGCAGCAGATGCTGGCCGTGGGTCGCGCCTACATGGCGCGCCCCAGGCTCCTGCTGCTGGACGAGGCCTCTCTCGGGCTGGCGCCCAGCACCGCGAAGACCGTCTATGACGCGATCCGGGTGCTGCGCGAGGAGACCGGCGTGGCCATGCTCCTCGTGGAGCAGAACGCCAACCTCGCCTTCACGATCGTGGACACGGCGACCGTCCTGGAGACGGGCCGCAGCGTCCTGAGTGGAACCTCGGCGGAGCTCAAGGGCCGTGACGAGATCCGCAGAGCATACCTGGGAGGCTGA
- a CDS encoding branched-chain amino acid ABC transporter permease — protein sequence MGTQKTGLLRTPWFQLTLALVAVVLLVVAPLLLPIPVNQTLARIGVFAVAVLGLNVIMGYTGQVSLGQIFFLGLGAYVTAYGVEHGWNIALVFLAAVVIPGVAGLIVALAAARLGGLAIAMVTIALPIVGVPLAKRLSEFTGGSQGISARFSSAPDWTGLADDQWQYYLVLGIGGITFLLVFNLVRGKYGRAFRIVKENEAVAGAMGISPYRYKVLAFTIASMVGGVSGFLYMVVVQYTSPETLAFHHSISLLAAMVVGGAGSIIGSLIGGVYYVLVPNFTNEVAPTLTSLIQGAILLLVLFVLPGGIASLPRVLRRWTGRSSRSSPSTPPSTPPNTPPSSASAKEDSP from the coding sequence ATGGGCACGCAGAAGACCGGACTGCTCCGGACGCCGTGGTTTCAGCTCACCCTCGCCCTGGTGGCCGTGGTGCTGCTCGTGGTGGCCCCCTTGCTGCTGCCCATCCCCGTCAATCAGACGCTGGCGCGGATCGGCGTCTTCGCCGTCGCCGTGCTCGGCCTGAACGTCATCATGGGTTACACGGGGCAGGTCTCTCTGGGCCAGATCTTCTTCCTGGGCCTCGGCGCCTACGTCACCGCCTACGGGGTGGAGCACGGCTGGAACATCGCGCTGGTGTTCCTCGCCGCCGTCGTCATCCCCGGCGTGGCCGGCCTGATCGTGGCCCTGGCCGCCGCCCGGCTCGGCGGACTGGCCATTGCGATGGTCACTATCGCCCTGCCGATCGTCGGCGTCCCCCTGGCCAAGCGGCTCAGCGAGTTCACCGGCGGCTCTCAGGGCATCTCCGCCCGGTTCTCCTCCGCGCCCGACTGGACCGGTCTGGCCGATGACCAGTGGCAGTACTACCTCGTGCTGGGCATCGGCGGAATCACCTTCCTGCTGGTCTTCAACCTGGTCCGCGGCAAGTACGGCCGGGCCTTCCGGATCGTCAAGGAGAACGAGGCCGTGGCCGGGGCCATGGGCATCTCGCCCTACCGGTACAAGGTCCTCGCCTTCACGATCGCCTCCATGGTCGGCGGTGTCAGCGGGTTCCTCTACATGGTGGTCGTGCAGTACACGTCCCCCGAGACCTTGGCCTTCCACCACTCGATCAGCCTGTTGGCCGCCATGGTGGTCGGCGGCGCCGGCAGCATCATCGGCTCCCTGATCGGTGGCGTGTACTACGTGCTGGTCCCCAACTTCACCAACGAGGTGGCCCCCACCCTCACCTCGCTCATCCAGGGCGCGATCCTGCTGCTGGTGCTGTTCGTCCTGCCGGGCGGCATCGCCAGCCTGCCCCGGGTGCTGCGCCGCTGGACCGGCCGCTCATCACGCTCGTCACCCAGTACTCCACCCAGTACTCCACCCAACACCCCTCCCAGTTCCGCCTCAGCAAAGGAAGACTCGCCATGA
- a CDS encoding NCS2 family permease, whose protein sequence is MPSPESPSAPATLDTVNSVDTPGPKNALDRFFLISRRGSTVAQEVRGGLATFLAMSYIIVLNPLVLSGPDANGDTLGIARVAAVTALVASISTIAMGVWARHPFALAAGLGVNALVAITVATTTGITWPAVMGLVVIAGLVMVLLVATGFRQAVFNAVPDALKTAIVVGIGLFIALIGLVNSGFIRRVPDAAGTTVPVGLGTGGELEGWPVLVFIVGLLVTAVLVVRKTRGAILIGIVVATVLANILEAVFHIGPSVDEAGNANPTGWSLVAPSFPEWTAPDLSLVGQADLLGAFTQVGPLMALLLVFAILLSVFFDAMGTSVGLAREAGNVTKDGDIPHLNRVLMVDALAVSGGGGASGSANQIFVESGTGIGEGARTGFASVVTGVLFLLAMFLTPLIHLVPFEAVAPALVVVGFMMATQVVQIDWADWGAALPAFLTFILMPFTYSIANGIGAGMIAYAVIRTAQGRAKDVHPLLWVVAAAFVVYFGMGVFRGLLGA, encoded by the coding sequence ATGCCTTCGCCAGAGTCGCCCTCCGCTCCCGCCACACTGGACACCGTGAATTCCGTGGACACCCCGGGCCCGAAGAACGCCCTGGACCGGTTCTTCCTGATCTCCAGACGCGGCTCGACGGTGGCCCAGGAGGTCCGCGGCGGCCTCGCCACGTTCCTCGCGATGAGCTACATCATCGTGCTGAACCCGCTCGTGCTCTCCGGCCCTGACGCCAACGGAGACACCCTCGGGATCGCCCGGGTGGCCGCGGTGACCGCCCTGGTGGCCAGCATCTCGACCATCGCCATGGGCGTGTGGGCCCGCCACCCCTTCGCCCTGGCCGCCGGCCTGGGCGTCAACGCGCTCGTGGCCATCACGGTCGCCACCACCACCGGGATCACCTGGCCCGCCGTCATGGGCCTGGTGGTGATCGCCGGGCTGGTCATGGTCCTCCTCGTGGCCACCGGCTTCCGGCAGGCCGTGTTCAACGCCGTCCCGGACGCCCTGAAGACCGCGATCGTGGTGGGCATCGGCCTGTTCATCGCCCTGATCGGCCTGGTCAACTCCGGCTTCATCCGCCGCGTGCCCGATGCCGCCGGGACCACCGTGCCGGTCGGACTGGGGACCGGCGGGGAACTGGAGGGCTGGCCGGTGCTGGTCTTCATCGTCGGGCTGCTGGTGACCGCCGTGCTCGTGGTCCGCAAGACCCGCGGCGCCATCCTCATCGGGATCGTGGTGGCCACGGTGCTGGCCAACATCCTGGAGGCCGTCTTCCACATCGGCCCGTCCGTGGACGAGGCGGGCAACGCCAACCCCACCGGCTGGTCCCTCGTGGCACCGTCCTTCCCCGAATGGACCGCCCCGGACCTCTCCCTCGTGGGCCAGGCCGACCTCCTCGGCGCCTTCACCCAGGTCGGCCCGCTGATGGCCCTGCTGCTGGTCTTCGCCATCCTGCTGTCCGTGTTCTTCGACGCCATGGGCACCTCCGTGGGCCTGGCCCGGGAGGCCGGAAACGTCACGAAAGACGGGGACATCCCGCACCTGAACCGGGTCCTCATGGTGGACGCGCTGGCCGTGTCCGGCGGCGGCGGCGCCTCCGGCTCGGCCAACCAGATCTTCGTGGAGTCCGGCACCGGCATCGGCGAGGGCGCCCGCACCGGCTTCGCCTCCGTGGTCACCGGCGTGCTGTTCCTGCTGGCGATGTTCCTGACACCGCTGATCCATCTGGTGCCGTTCGAGGCCGTGGCCCCGGCCCTCGTGGTGGTCGGCTTCATGATGGCGACCCAGGTGGTCCAGATCGACTGGGCGGACTGGGGCGCCGCCCTGCCGGCCTTCCTCACCTTCATCCTGATGCCGTTCACCTACTCGATCGCCAACGGCATCGGCGCCGGCATGATCGCCTACGCCGTCATCCGCACAGCGCAGGGCCGGGCCAAGGACGTCCACCCGCTGCTGTGGGTGGTGGCGGCGGCCTTCGTCGTCTACTTCGGCATGGGCGTCTTCCGGGGCCTATTGGGCGCGTGA
- a CDS encoding MFS transporter: MSAAERRRRRFGGFRGGPLEQAFQIYAPSAVYAVGLGAIMPAMAPAATAFGASLALAAASVTLVSIGSLVANAPAAWLASRAGERITIIVSAWVGSLGALVTLAAVAGWLPVADHTGLGLLLAGLVIVGMAGAGFNLARQSYLAVAVPGSHRARAMSTLGGTIRIGMFAGPFLGAGLQTVMGLQGAFVVATAAMVLAAGMSFTIKDLPVPGTTPAGSTQPASPTASVTAGPGPRPTMRWLARRHRRVLLTAGIGVMCLSAARASRSAVIPLWATELGLSPAAASAVYGLTGLADLVMFYPSGFLMDRRGRRVVAVFCMAGLALGTALVPLTGSPWWFAAMAVVVGLGNGFGSGIVMTLGADYSPPEGRPQFLALWRQLSDVGMLTGPAVLSAVTGLAGLAFGIWAVAAIAAAGAVIFARSLPKGPGSVADLVAR, from the coding sequence ATGTCCGCAGCCGAGCGCCGGCGTCGCCGATTCGGGGGTTTCCGCGGCGGACCGCTGGAACAGGCCTTCCAGATCTATGCGCCCTCCGCCGTCTACGCGGTGGGCCTCGGCGCGATCATGCCGGCCATGGCGCCCGCCGCCACGGCCTTCGGCGCCTCGCTGGCGCTGGCGGCCGCCTCGGTCACCCTGGTCAGCATCGGCTCCCTCGTCGCCAATGCACCGGCCGCCTGGCTGGCCTCCCGCGCCGGCGAACGCATCACGATCATCGTCTCCGCCTGGGTGGGATCCCTCGGCGCCCTGGTGACCCTGGCCGCCGTGGCCGGATGGCTGCCGGTGGCGGATCACACCGGGCTCGGCCTGTTGCTCGCCGGTCTGGTGATCGTGGGCATGGCCGGCGCCGGCTTCAACCTCGCCCGGCAGTCCTACCTCGCGGTGGCCGTCCCCGGCAGCCACCGGGCCCGGGCGATGTCCACCCTCGGCGGCACCATCCGCATCGGCATGTTCGCCGGGCCCTTCCTCGGGGCCGGACTGCAGACCGTCATGGGCCTGCAGGGAGCCTTCGTGGTGGCCACGGCGGCCATGGTGCTCGCCGCCGGCATGAGCTTCACCATCAAGGACCTGCCCGTACCGGGAACGACGCCGGCCGGCAGCACCCAGCCCGCCTCGCCCACAGCTTCAGTCACTGCCGGGCCGGGCCCCCGGCCCACCATGCGGTGGCTGGCACGCCGGCACCGCCGGGTGCTGCTGACCGCCGGCATCGGCGTGATGTGCCTGTCCGCGGCGCGGGCCAGCCGGTCCGCGGTGATCCCTCTGTGGGCTACGGAACTCGGCTTGAGCCCAGCGGCGGCGTCGGCGGTCTACGGGCTGACGGGGCTGGCCGACCTGGTGATGTTCTACCCCTCGGGGTTCCTCATGGACCGACGGGGACGCCGCGTGGTGGCCGTGTTCTGCATGGCAGGACTGGCCCTGGGCACGGCACTGGTGCCATTGACCGGATCTCCCTGGTGGTTCGCCGCGATGGCCGTGGTGGTGGGCCTGGGCAACGGTTTCGGCTCAGGGATCGTGATGACGCTCGGCGCCGACTACTCGCCGCCGGAGGGCCGGCCCCAGTTTCTGGCGCTGTGGCGGCAGTTGTCCGATGTCGGCATGCTCACCGGACCGGCGGTGCTCTCCGCCGTCACGGGGCTGGCCGGGCTGGCCTTCGGCATCTGGGCGGTCGCGGCGATCGCGGCGGCCGGTGCCGTCATCTTCGCCCGCTCGCTCCCCAAGGGGCCCGGCTCGGTGGCGGACCTGGTGGCCCGTTAG
- a CDS encoding ABC transporter substrate-binding protein, with protein MILKKKVLSAVAMGAVAAMALSGCGRSDGGGSDGGGDGGGTAASPGITDETITLGVTTPLSGGTAGPGTCTVAGLAAYMGAANDAGGIEFGDGKTRTVEIEAFDDTYDPQKALSNFQQNQGNVFAFTSGLGTPTNRAYREAAIDSEVPQVLVQTGDPIFSDQTESPWQLGFVPIYQNEGEAFGELLAGSDEDLTVAILSQNDDYGEGYVEGFKEAISGSDNIEIVSELTYEATDTSVDAQLTELAGTDADVFFNAMSITPLVISSIEKSRELGWSPSWFLPSNTSSPVAILEPAAADAEDGFYSVSFAKAPQSPVFAEDEDVVAFLENLEQYAADYTTTPDFPHCMWSYMVGATLEEAFKNMTEPTRENFMEALRSIEDLQAPLMLEGTSVNTTEDGQPAVSTVVVQKYNGQGYETAESFD; from the coding sequence ATGATCCTGAAGAAGAAGGTCCTCAGTGCCGTTGCCATGGGCGCCGTCGCCGCTATGGCCCTGTCCGGATGCGGCCGTTCCGACGGCGGCGGATCGGACGGCGGTGGAGACGGCGGGGGCACGGCAGCCAGCCCCGGCATCACGGACGAGACCATCACCCTGGGCGTCACCACGCCGCTCAGCGGTGGCACGGCCGGCCCGGGCACCTGCACGGTGGCCGGCCTGGCCGCGTACATGGGCGCGGCCAATGACGCCGGCGGCATCGAGTTCGGGGACGGCAAGACCCGCACGGTGGAGATCGAGGCGTTCGACGACACCTACGATCCGCAGAAGGCCTTGTCCAACTTCCAGCAGAACCAGGGCAACGTCTTCGCCTTCACCTCCGGCCTCGGTACGCCCACCAACCGGGCCTACCGGGAGGCCGCCATCGATTCCGAGGTCCCACAGGTGCTCGTCCAGACCGGTGACCCGATCTTCAGCGACCAGACCGAGAGCCCCTGGCAGCTGGGCTTCGTGCCGATCTACCAGAACGAGGGTGAGGCCTTCGGTGAACTGCTGGCCGGTTCCGACGAGGACCTGACCGTCGCCATCCTGTCCCAGAACGACGACTACGGTGAAGGCTACGTCGAGGGCTTCAAGGAGGCCATCTCCGGTTCTGACAACATCGAGATCGTCTCGGAACTGACCTACGAGGCCACGGACACCTCGGTCGATGCCCAGCTCACCGAACTCGCCGGGACGGACGCGGACGTGTTCTTCAACGCCATGTCCATCACCCCGCTGGTCATCTCCTCGATCGAGAAGAGCCGCGAGCTGGGCTGGTCCCCGAGCTGGTTCCTGCCGTCCAACACCTCCAGCCCGGTCGCCATCCTCGAGCCGGCCGCCGCTGACGCCGAGGACGGCTTCTACTCGGTGTCCTTCGCCAAAGCGCCGCAGAGCCCGGTCTTCGCCGAGGACGAGGACGTGGTGGCCTTCCTGGAGAACCTCGAGCAGTACGCCGCCGACTACACGACCACGCCGGACTTCCCGCACTGCATGTGGAGCTACATGGTCGGTGCCACCCTGGAGGAGGCCTTCAAGAACATGACCGAGCCGACCCGGGAGAACTTCATGGAGGCCCTGCGCAGCATCGAGGACCTGCAGGCTCCGCTGATGCTCGAGGGCACCTCGGTCAACACCACCGAGGACGGCCAGCCGGCCGTGTCCACCGTGGTGGTACAGAAGTACAACGGGCAGGGCTACGAGACCGCGGAGTCCTTCGACTAG